In Calditrichota bacterium, the following proteins share a genomic window:
- a CDS encoding STAS domain-containing protein, translated as MFAKETEKDVTIIKINQDRLDAVLAPELKTELLLSVDNGVTNVLVDLSAVNYADSSGLGALLFGLRQLKNLGGQLKLLGANNRVMSLIKIARLEKHLPNFEDKETAVKSFHSDA; from the coding sequence ATGTTTGCTAAAGAGACGGAAAAAGACGTTACGATCATAAAAATCAATCAGGATCGTCTGGATGCGGTTTTGGCGCCGGAATTGAAGACGGAACTTTTGCTCTCTGTGGACAATGGTGTGACGAATGTGTTGGTTGATCTTTCCGCTGTGAATTATGCTGACAGCTCGGGTCTGGGCGCGCTACTTTTTGGCTTGCGGCAATTGAAAAATTTAGGCGGTCAATTGAAACTGCTCGGCGCCAACAATCGCGTGATGAGCTTGATCAAAATTGCCCGCCTGGAAAAACATCTTCCCAATTTTGAAGATAAAGAAACGGCGGTTAAAAGTTTTCATTCCGATGCCTGA